The window ttacgtcatcaagcgatatccttctaatttaatgaataaaacacaattaaaataaaaataaaaactgaattttttttaactgcgtCGGATCCggcaagaacataattggaattgcgatcaaatttcaCAAATGCTACATCATCATGCGATattcttctaatttatatagtgttattaaataatattaaatactagtttttcaagtaaaactcaattttttttaaaaaaattacaatttcattatgTTCAAAATTTattcgacaagaactacagttttcatgattttttaagcgtgcaataaaattaggtaacatattatcatgaataaaattgaaattacagtacgagtaaatttaatttaccttaaactaaattttttaaaaaacaaaaaaatttagaagttCATGTTCATGTGAACAGCGCGAGTGAAATAAATTAACTgcactgattttttaaaaaaagaacaacaactgttcacgtgaacagtgcgacAGTTAAGAGGAAATCACAACGAGAAGcagtaaaatatattatttatctaccataaatttgatgtattttgtacattataaaataaattatgtttaacagaaaaataattaagagaaaactaaaactaataaaaaaaaatactgcttCTCCAAACCTGTAGTGCAACAGTTAAAATTGGTAggttctatcaataaaaatcatttttttttttattttgttatcaaacACTTAAATCTGTGGTTGCGGGTGAACCTCACCCGCAACCACAATATAAGAGAGGTCAAGATTAGTGCAAAAGTCGTTTGGATTATGAATCTTGTAAGACGTAAAGTGTTAACGACTATAACATTTTTCGAGGACAATTGATGTCGTCGGCTATTTAATGCATTTAATGCGTGCGTATTTTGTCCTTGGAGTGTCCCCACTTAAGTTAATGGACGTTTCTATTATCAGTATCACGTGTGGATGTGTTCAATGGACGTTTCTACGATCAGTATCAGGTCCAGATCTAACTAATTTTACAGCTCAAGCCCGCACTGGCCCAGACAGAGTTTCTGTTCACTTAAATTGTATTTCTATTGGGAAGAAGGGTTTGTTGACAGTCTGGTGGCCTTACATCTCCGACACCACGCAACGTTGTCAATACCTTattctcatgttttttaatggcatgtgttatttttgtgttccaaaatattttaaaaaaatttaattttttttatttttttaatttaaattaatgttttagatgtttttaaatcattttgatgtattaaaatcaaaaatatttttttaaaaaaatattttaatatatttacaagcaaaaaacactttaaaaaacaaatataactaCACTTTTAAACATAgcggttatttttatttagaaatatattaaaataatatattttttattttaaaaaaattatttttgatatcatatcTTCAAAATGATCATAAAAGTGTGGTAATGATTGTTatttaaagtgctttttatattaatatattaaaatgatacaaaacgaatttttttttttaaaaaaaaataaattcaaaattttcatatGTGTCTAGCGTTGCTACTAAAGTAGGGGGAAAAACTCCATCCATCCTCGAGAACTTGGACAAGATCACTGCTTAATTAACGATTCAGGCGTGCGACCTGACAATTCAATGATGGGGTTATCATGCTCAATGTTAATGCCGCCCCCTCCCCCCGGACCCACCTTCTCCATCACACAGAGTTAGGCCCATGCTTGAAGCTTCGAAAATCGAACTGCCTGGCTAGAACAAACTCAACTGGTCAAGTCCAGCGGGCTATACATCTCCAAGTTTCTGGGGCTGGGCTTTCAAGATTCTCTAAAATAGAAGAATGGAAAAcaagtagataaaaaaaaactgaaaaattaataaaaaacacttaaaaaataactgagaaaattgaatcataaaaaaactgattagaaaagttaaaaaaatatttgattcagCTTGGTTTCATAAGCTTGAaaccaaaaaatcaaatcaaactaaaaaaatcaaactaaattgaaaCCGAacagaaatcaaaccaaacagaaccaaaactggtcggttatgttttttttatatataaaatacagaGCAGAACCAAAACCTATTGATTTAaaccggtttcagtttttttatatattttaaaaaaataaaaataaaataaaacaaaaaataatcactctaGTGACCAGATGCGTCCCTGGTTTTATAATGACTGCTCAACATGCCAAGTAGGCgttaaattgtttatttattatttgagcCAGGTCCTTGGATGCTTTAATTAGGCTTATTTGAAGCCTATCTCATTGTACAATCGCGAGACCCAGGAACAAAGGCCCAGCTTCTGTTTATATAGGCCTCAATCGAGTATTGTTTTCGGCCCAAGGGAAAGGCCTCGTTAATCATTACCGGGAAAGAAATTCTCTAGTCACTGCTCACTGGTTTTCAGTGCCGTTCAACTCAGTGATTAGTGTTTGAAAACCAGTACGTTAACCATTGACTTGTGTTGGATACTGTTCTCTTAAAACACCAGTTGGTTTTTTCCAAATCCCATTTATACCATGTCATattctaaattatatatatataaaaaatccagAGTTTAGAGAAAAaccattgattttttcaaaagccAACGAATAACAACGATGCAGCTGGTTCCGGTAAGTCAGTTATAGATTTATCATATTTGAGTTGTGTGGATAATCTGTAAGAGTATTTATGAATCCATGGAAGAGGCCAAGCCTAAGAAAAAGCTTGGGTTGTGCAGAATGAtcgatttaataaaaaaaaaacttgtaattttttatatgattgttgaattatatttagattttacTAGAATGTTCCCAGTTTTATAAAGGAGGCGTGTTGAGGCTATCagttaatttaaagtaaaaaaatatttttaaaacaaaaaaacaataactgtaAATGGGATTGAGAAATTTGTCTTCAGTCCATGTTTCtgtctttaaattattttaaggtgCGCAGACAGACAAGCAATGCTCTTCTTTTTAATGCAGAATATATCATTGATCAAATATCTACCTGACACGTTGTAATCACACTTGAACCAACCATGTGAAATCATCCTCCTTTTAGAgctgaaatgaaagaaaatgtacCATAATCAGATTCTATTATCACTGGACAGTACTATAGTTGGGAACTCGACTCCATTTCGGCCACCACAAAGCAATAAAACCAAGCCCATTTATACTACAAATTGACCTCCATTTTCTCTCTTGAAAATACTCCAAGAAAGTGACGCCTCCCCACTACACCAGGTTCTACTTCTTCGAGTACAAATGATCATCAAGCATCCCTTAAAGATCCCTGATAGTTAGACTTAAATGAGCTTAAGCAGGTGAATGATCACCGATGAAGACATCCACCACTTTGTAGGGGGCGGACACTACAAGTAGGGAATTTGTCTTGTTAAATGGTATATTTGAATTGTCATTTTCAAGTAACGAAGATTGCCCTTTATCTGTGGTGGGTCAGTTTAGTGTAGATGACTCGAATTCGTGATGCTCTTTCACATGCAAATGCAGCACGTAACAGGGAAAACAATGCTAACCCGTAATTTAAGTGCTTTTGACCAAATTACTGGCTTGATCGTCCCACCTTAAGGTAGTGGATTTGCTTGATTGAAAACTGACATGCCTCTAATTTCTTAACCAGAGCCATATGGGCTGTATTGGAAGAGGAGCCAAAGCCTCTCGGTTCTGTGCATTCGCCctttgaaaggaaaagaagacaGTCAAAGATCAACAAAGAAGAGTCATTTATAATTGTCTGGCAGCACATTGGTTTGGCATTTTCCTTGACTATCTTCTACGACAGTGAGTTTGgatgataaataaatacaccTTGTAATAAAATACAGCATCTAACTAATAATCAAGCAATGATACgaaacaaaaagaagaggaagaatacACCATTGAATTATGTTACTATAATGTTCTTGAGATTTTTTAGCGATTGCTCGTTCAATGTATGAAATTCTTACAgtgatttatttgtattttattaatattaataaaattcccGCACTTCCCTTTAAAATATAAGTTCTTAGgaagtaattttgaaaaaaattcaataacattACCTTTCACAGTTACATTATGTGTTTGGTTAGTgtctaaaaatacaaagaagaacatgaacatataaaaaacacatCTCCAGAACCATTTCTGtatgattttttgtattttctaaacaaaaaagaaatgttttCTCTGTGCTCTCGTTTCTACTATTTCCAAACAGTAACCAGGGGAGCTTTCTAACAGGAACTGTGGAAGAAAGGTGTGCTGTTTCTGCCTATGAGATTGGGATTCCTTCATAGCAATATGGGTTAATGGCCCTAACTTTTGACTCCAAAACAAATCAACAGAGAGATCTTTTCAAGTTCAAGCAGTGTTTTGTCCCGTGGCAATATCTCCCCACAGAGAAGTCGAGCACAATAATTTAAAGGGTTAAGAAGACAAAGTTGAATCAGGTGAAACAAAGCCAATGATGCGTTTTCTTTCACGTGGGTTGATGCCAATTATAACTCCCACGACAATGCCTACCATGATTGAAAACCCTTTACAGAACAAATAAATATCCAAACATTcaacacttttaaattttaattaatattttcaccCATACAATAAAAGTCTGcattcgattaaaaaaaaaatatggaaaataCTAAAGTAGCCAAGActcattattaaatttaaattagctAACTATAGCCATTAGCAATTCAATTCTTTAATAAAGTAAATAGAAAaggcataaataataaaataaatgaaatttattatttaataaagtaAATAGAAAAGCCATTAGCAATTCAATTCTTCAACTAAAGAccttttatctttctttatttctgcgcattaattaaaaagaaatgaaattagtAATTCCATTATTGTGAAGATTAATACATAATAATCAAAgcatgttgaaattaataaatttgatctctacaatattatttcattaatcaatcaataaataacAGAATTTACAAAGTGGCTCAGTCAATAATCACTTCTTTTCTTGGTCTCTCTGTCTAATATTTCAAGAGTCTTCAGTGCTTTCCTTACTCTCCGATTCAGAACCCGGGACGACTCGGTGGTTGACTCACCCACCCCGTCTTGCCATCTCCTTGCGTTCTCCGGAGTTTGACTCGGTAACTCTCCAACCAGTCCCAGTAAtttctcaaggaaaaaaaagaaagaaagaaagaaagaaagaaaacccagCAAACTCACGTTACTCACCTCTTTGTACACAGGTAAGCAAAGCCCAACAGATCACGAAAACCTAACGagtcaaaatgaatttttaactCGGCAACTATATTCTATTTCCAAATTTACGGTGGAGAGCTTCCCAGACTCGGACTGAGTCAACCCCGGGTCAGAATCAGAggttcttttctctctttatttctttcttggcTTGCCCTGCCTTTCACCTTACCAGAATGTCTTGTCAGCATGCAGCAAAGGTCTTGAATCGGTCCAAAAATCAAGCTTAGCATTTTTAACACCAACGTGGCAGTATCTCTGCAAATCCTCAAGGTTCACAAACCGGCCAGATTTTCCATTCTCAGACCGTGAAATGTATCGAATCACTTCCTCAAAAACGGCCTCATCGCACGGGATCACTAATGGGCCTTGGTTAGAGAAGCCAAACTCTTCCTCGGCTTGTACCAGGAGCTTTTTAAAGATGGGGTGGTTCAGGTACGTCGCTCGCACCACAAATCTCCGGCAACTAGTCCCTACACAGACTGCCACATGTCCTGCTGGAACGTCTGATGGTATGCGATTGGCTGACATGCGTGCCTTGTTGCGCCAACGTCTTAGCATTTGGCGAAGCCTCACTATGTGGCGGATTTTGGTGCATTTTGCTTGCCCAGCTGCCATTTTCCTAGAAGATTTAGATTTTGACGGAAACCAGGAGGAAAATACAGTAGTTTCGGGCTTGGTGTGCTTTGAGTTGTTTCTGTATGGGTTTAATTTTTGAAGGCGAGAGAGTGTTTAGGGGTCTTAGACAGTTGGAGGGAGAAGGTTTTTTATAGAGAGTTGAGTTCGAAAGTGCCCTTTGGTTTTGAGATAATTACTCGGTTGTGTCTGCTGTTGTTGCAGCAATTTTAACTGTACGTTTTGCAGTGCTGTGTGTATTTTGCGTCAATCGTTATGTAGGTTGTGTTTGCTTAACAGCAagcattcttttaaaattattttggtttttgtattttaaaaatatttttatttttaaaaaaattaatatatttttaattttttagattattttaattcgctgatattaaaaataattttttaaaaaataaaaaatattattttaatacatttccaaataaaaaatactttaaaaaataactgcaatCACATTTTTAAGTAGACTCTTAATAACCCATTGTTTGTTTGTATggactacattaaaaaaataatttaaatcattgattatgcaattataatttatatattttttttaaatcatagtagcaaaaactatcataaaatcaaatatacaaTAATGTTTTTGGCAAATTAAGGATTTAACAAGGAGATACAATGTATCATGGTAAGGTAGTGAAacgacataaaaaatatatgtgtggTGGTGTTTATAAAAATGACGACAAAAGAcagtatttataataattagtgTTTAGATTTTCTGAAATTTGATACATTGCATTCTGCCCTTTGTCATGTGAGCTtgtaaacttaaaacaaaatatttttagtgcTTCGTTTCTGTGTATTATCTTTGATTAATcttatttattcaattggaTCTTTCATGTGCTTATAGTGCAATAAggttgaataaataaataagtgttGTGTtggagaattatatatataattaattattttataatttaactatattatagtatttttatttgagagatAATGTAGTTATTgtaattatgtttatttgtattgtttttactGTATGaaaccattaatattaatagattCAATATTCATTGGAAAtgcttaacccaaattttataaaaaaaattatagtattttatatttttccagGTTTGTACTggtgtttaaatttattttttcttatttgaattttattatagaaatttttttatcctaaaaataaaatagaaagcaatacaaattccaaaaaatatgttatatagttattttttatccatatcGAATTTGAGTTCTTAGCTAGAATCgattcttgaaagaaatatatcttgtaattttattaggaaaaggaattaattaaaaagtaaaaaatattcaaatatataaCACATGACTAAAATCTTATACTATTATATTTGTGTATTTGGCACAAAAAAAGAACCatttatgtgtttattttttatatatagaaaaatattattggttCAAATTGAGACACGAGGAAATCATCTGTCTTGATcataaaaaacacctaaaaattaaaattatatacgTAGCAATTATCATTGAATGGCCAAACTCCGCGCCTGATTTAATTTCCCTTATGAACACGGTATCATCAATATGGCCGCTGACAGAAGGAGGGAAAGTTAAACGAATCTACTAATTTTGTGTCAGTTCGTTCATGTGCAGCCTAGCTGCTGGCCACAGCAAACGCGTTCAGTGCTCTGGGTGCCATGAGTCGTTGGTAATTTTGAATCTTTCGTCAAGACTTTTTTGAGACCTCTATTTGATACTGTATAAATTTTTGTTACTGcggatcaaaaaaataaattttataaaaatccatGTTTCAAAAGGGAATTTTCaataagatttataaaaaaataataattatattgtgtAATAattgtctaaatatttttaaaattgtagttAGACATTTCGGCCCCGTCGCACCACAGTTTCGAACGAGACTCGCACCATATTGCTGCAAGCGGGTAGAACATTGGGGTCTGAAATAGTCTTTATTCCTTAAAATGACCGCCATGAAACATCTACACACCCTGTGCTTTCAGCTTGATCTTgcatgaaacaaaaaaacttgatcTTAAACATGCAATTTATATGCACTTATTAATACCCTCCCAGGTTCACTTGCTACAGACCAGAAGATAAATTAACCAATGTAATATTCGATCAGCAACAGTTGTAGCTGGTAAGAGAAGCCGCCGAGTTTAAGGCAAAAAGAGGGGCgggagggaaaaaaataaataaaagagagagcGAGAGATCTGATGCCTTGTCCGTGCGGGATGCTTTTGGCGCACGAAGTAGAAACATGAAACTGGAAACCCACCACATGCAAAGCTGGAGCGAAAAGGGTTCTCTCTCTATAGCTGGTAGTTGAGCTTTGTAGCCATTGAAGATGCCTTTGTTTTGCCCCCTAAAAAAtacttctttaaaataataCGTAGCTCTCCTTCAAGTTATTTTGTATTCTTCATATCTTACCCTTCTCCATGTGCAAGGATACCCCATCTTCCCccctccccttttttttttgtaatcccATAACAAAATGCCAAAACTCCTCTTCCTAATCGCTATATTTCCCATATTTTAGCAACCTACCATTTacacaataacaaattaaattcactttttttttgtaattcataatcataatctatatacaatatcaaaaaattatcaaataacaacaaaattattGGGGGATGATGCTCCATCGATAATGTATAATgatggaaaaatatttattagataTTACCATCATCATTAAcgatgaaatatattttatcacttattatagataaaattgttaatatgataaaaataattaaaaatcaataaatattttgttgataagTAGTTTATTAGTGTGATACAACATATCATTATTTTTCGATAATATTATCAAGAAAAGTATTTCTTTATCAATTtccatcaaatatttatatcactaccagaaaattgataaatacaaacggaaataccgagggaatatttccgtcggtaaatttccgagggattttaccaacggaaatattccctcggtatataccgagggaattaccgtgggaaaaaaaattaaaacaaagcaaaaaaa is drawn from Populus nigra chromosome 5, ddPopNigr1.1, whole genome shotgun sequence and contains these coding sequences:
- the LOC133695241 gene encoding auxin-induced protein 6B-like, yielding MAAGQAKCTKIRHIVRLRQMLRRWRNKARMSANRIPSDVPAGHVAVCVGTSCRRFVVRATYLNHPIFKKLLVQAEEEFGFSNQGPLVIPCDEAVFEEVIRYISRSENGKSGRFVNLEDLQRYCHVGVKNAKLDFWTDSRPLLHADKTFW